The Flavobacterium sp. K5-23 genome segment GAAATTTATAAGAACTGCTTTCTTTAGCAATTTCTCTATTGTTTAATTCCTTCTTTAACTGCTTGGTTTCTTTTAATAGGTTTTTGTGTATAATTAATTGTTCAATGTTTCTTATCGACCTCATGTACATCCCCTCAGTGGCTGAACCTGAAATCAATTTACTGAACTGGCTGGGACTGATACATAAATCAGAAGCAATTTCTCCAAAAGAAGACGTCCCGAACTTAGACGTAATAGGCTGGTAACCACCATATAGTTCTTTTAATTTCTCTTTAAAGCTGTCATTCAAATTCTCCTCCATTTATGGCGTTTTTTCTATTTTAAAATCTATTAATTGAAGTGTAAACGGGTGTAAAACCAAACAAATTAATGTAAAACAGTGTAAAAGCATAGCTTTGAAACCGAAACAAATTTTACATTAGCCGAGATAAAAAAATGAAATAAAATTTACTATCTATTTTTTTATTGTTAAAAACATACCAAATATTTAAACAATAATCCAAAACTAAACTATTTACTTATGAAACCAACAACCTTTGTTTTTATTTTACTCTTTATTTCTAATTTATGCTCCGCACAGAGTGACAAATTAAAAATTAATCTGGACGAATCAGGAAAAACCTATATAAAAGGATACATTAGGGGACAGTTTTGGGGTCGGTATAATGACATGAATCCCGGGACCACAATTAATGGCGAACCAGTAACGAATAAATTTGATTTTTCTATACGAAGGTTACGTATGGGAGTCACTGCACAACTGAGTCCCAAATTATATGTCAATTCATTATTTGGCGGAAATAACATTAATCTCTCGAACGAAAAGGCATTTGCTTTTGATGTTTTAGATTTAAATGTCGAATATGCCTTCAGCGATCAATTTGCTTTAGGAATGGGTGAAAGTTCATGGGATGGATTGAGCAGATGGACAACCAGAAGCAGCAAAACATTGATGAGTATGGACGCCCCATTGTTTTCATTACTAACCATTGATAAAAATGATGATTTAGGAAGAGGTTTAGGAGCTTGGGCAAAGGGCCAAATAGGAAAGTTTGACTATGTGTTGTCTTTAAAAAACCCTATTAGTTTTGGTGTTGAAGCCAAAGAAGGCGTAACTGATTTTGCTCTTAATAACCCAAGAGTGAGAACTTCCGCATATGCAAAATACGAATTTCTTGACAACGAAAGCAACAAAACTGCCTATAGCGGAGGAACAGGAACTTACATTGGAGAAAAAAAGATTTTCAATTTAGGAGCTGGTTTTTTATACCAAGCGAAAATGACCTCTAGCCTTAACAATGGAGTCACAAAATATTATGATTTTAAAAACTGGGCAACCGAACTATTTTATGATGTCCCTTTAAATAAAGAGAAAGGGACTGCAATTACTTCTTATTTAGGTTATTTCGACACCGATTTTGGGCCAAATTACATCCGAAACCTAGGAGCAAATGATTACACCAGCGGAGGAACTTCATTTAATGGTTCCGGTAATGATTTTCCAATGATGGGAACTGGAAATACCGTATTTTTTCAGTTTGGTTACTTACTTCCAAAAAACTTTTTGGGGAAGGAAAATTTAATTGGCAAAATACAACCCAACATTGCTATACAATATTCCAACTTTGAAGCCTTAGATCAGTCAATGCTAGTTTACGATATAGGGGTGAATCTCTTTTTTAAAGGACATTCAAACAAGCTGACTTTAAACTATCAAAACAGACCTATTTATTTAGCAAATACATTAGGAGAACTTAAAGTTGACGAAAGAAAAGGGCAAATCGTATTACAATATCAAATAGAAATTAACTAAACAAACAGCAATCATGACAGATACAGATTCAAAATCAAGCGTAAATTATAAAATTATTATTTTAGGGTTGGTCATTTTTACTTTAATGGTTAGCTTTTTAGATTTAGTTCCGGGTAACAAAGGAGTCACAATTACTGCCGCAATAGCCGTTTTGATGGCTATATGGTGGGTGTCTGAAGCCCTTCCAATAGGAATAACAAGTTTATTACCAATTATTCTATTTCCTGCCTTTGGGGTGTTAGATGGCAAGACCATTTCAAATGCTTATATCAATGATGTTATATTTTTGTTTTTAGGAGGCTTTTTTATGGCGTTAGCTCTCGAAAAATGGGGTTTACATAAACGTATCGCTCTAAAAATATTATCTAGTTTAGGCGGAAGCCCTTTTAAAATACTGTTA includes the following:
- a CDS encoding OprO/OprP family phosphate-selective porin, with translation MKPTTFVFILLFISNLCSAQSDKLKINLDESGKTYIKGYIRGQFWGRYNDMNPGTTINGEPVTNKFDFSIRRLRMGVTAQLSPKLYVNSLFGGNNINLSNEKAFAFDVLDLNVEYAFSDQFALGMGESSWDGLSRWTTRSSKTLMSMDAPLFSLLTIDKNDDLGRGLGAWAKGQIGKFDYVLSLKNPISFGVEAKEGVTDFALNNPRVRTSAYAKYEFLDNESNKTAYSGGTGTYIGEKKIFNLGAGFLYQAKMTSSLNNGVTKYYDFKNWATELFYDVPLNKEKGTAITSYLGYFDTDFGPNYIRNLGANDYTSGGTSFNGSGNDFPMMGTGNTVFFQFGYLLPKNFLGKENLIGKIQPNIAIQYSNFEALDQSMLVYDIGVNLFFKGHSNKLTLNYQNRPIYLANTLGELKVDERKGQIVLQYQIEIN